TGCTGGAGGAGTCACGCTTTAACCACCGCACAGAGGTCATACAGGGCGTGCTGCAGGAGGAATGCGCGGAGCTGCTGACCTCCTTCTTCCGCAAGCTGCGGAAGCGGCCTGCGAAGCTCTAGAACGCCGCTTAACACTTATTTTTTGCTCATAAGGAGAATGCCAGATGTCGTACAAGCTGTATAACAACGCACAGGGGATCTATCTCTCGCTGCTGGAGCTTACGGATGCCGAAGAGCTGCTTAGCCTCCGTCTGCGTAACCGAACCGCGCACCAGCAATTTGAGCCCCTGCGCAGTGAAGACTACTTCACCCTGGAGAGCCAGCGGCAGCTGATTAACCAGCGTATCCTGGATGCGCAGCAGGACAGCGCGTATATGTTCGGGATTTATCTGCTCAGCGGGGAGCTGATCGGCCAGATTACGATCTCTAACGTAGTGAGGGGAGTCGGACAATTCTGCGATATCGGCTATCTCATCGATCATGAGCAGCAGGGGCAAGGCTATACCAGTGCCGCCGTACACCTGATCCTCGGGTATGCCTTCCGCTCTCTGGGGCTTCACCGGGTACAGGCTGCCATCCTGCCCCATAATAACGGTTCCCGCAGAGTGCTGGAGAAGAACGGCTT
The sequence above is a segment of the Paenibacillus sp. FSL R7-0204 genome. Coding sequences within it:
- a CDS encoding GNAT family N-acetyltransferase — encoded protein: MSYKLYNNAQGIYLSLLELTDAEELLSLRLRNRTAHQQFEPLRSEDYFTLESQRQLINQRILDAQQDSAYMFGIYLLSGELIGQITISNVVRGVGQFCDIGYLIDHEQQGQGYTSAAVHLILGYAFRSLGLHRVQAAILPHNNGSRRVLEKNGFQAEGLARRFIRINGEWQDHRTYAILAEEFLPEEQPSP